A single region of the Zootoca vivipara chromosome 2, rZooViv1.1, whole genome shotgun sequence genome encodes:
- the LOC118080399 gene encoding uncharacterized protein LOC118080399, whose translation MAPRIRLNIAKPLPTISEALEDILDDITSNTKGFGNACTSPDSSSGEDYLQSICQLARPTFPVLPESQRKVQDTEKLGMLHNSHRVFSLSETPKMVSGFKITDILPNVRRFERNSSILDCIKTYSSSKVDPLEELYTEAERTHRWRCPNGSENTDHSQHNFQGISVSEPREKAMEKPNALGFPTLPSPRPMQRENSCPELKGQRNQGKMPTLESPPYQKEIDPLIVNGKSIWLRPPRETPPDTKILRYSQRGQQTLKAAAFAQREQQPKPSIYNQNVKGEVSNRVGCGGYFHKRNTSCDWISEYQSAWKEAKVRACLLPAIAES comes from the coding sequence ATGGCTCCCCGGATAAGACTGAACATAGCAAAGCCTCTTCCCACCATAAGTGAAGCCCTTGAGGATATTCTAGATGACATAACAAGCAACACAAAAGGTTTTGGAAATGCTTGCACGAGCCCAGATTCTTCTTCTGGTGAAGACTACCTTCAGTCTATCTGCCAGCTGGCAAGACCTaccttcccagtcctacctgagaGTCAGCGTAAAGTCCAAGACACAGAGAAACTGGGAATGCTGCATAATAGTCACAGAGTCTTCAGCTTGTCTGAGACACCAAAAATGGTCTCCGGGTTTAAAATAACTGACATTCTGCCTAATGTGAGGAGATTTGAAAGAAATAGCTCCATTCTAGATTGTATCAAAACCTACTCAAGCTCTAAAGTCGACCCGCTAGAAGAGTTGTACACGGAAGCTGAGAGGACTCATCGGTGGAGATGTCCCAATGGAAGTGAGAACACTGACCATTCACAACATAATTTCCAAGGCATTAGTGTATCTGAACCTCGAGAAAAAGCTATGGAGAAACCCAATGCTCTCGGCTTCCCCACACTTCCTTCCCCAAGACCAATGCAGAGAGAAAACAGCTGCCCAGAGCTTAAAGGTCAGAGAAACCAAGGCAAGATGCCAACTCTGGAAAGTCCCCCATATCAGAAAGAGATTGACCCTCTCATTGTTAATGGTAAATCGATCTGGCTGCGCCCACCCAGAGAAACTCCACCAGACACCAAGATTTTGAGATATTCACAAAGGGGGCAGCAGACTCTGAAGGCAGCAGCCTTCGCTCAAAGAGAGCAGCAGCCAAAGCCTTCCATTTATAATCAAAATGTGAAAGGAGAGGTGAGCAACCGAGTGGGATGTGGGGGATACTTCCATAAAAGAAACACAAGCTGTGACTGGATTTCAGAATACCAAAGTGCTTGGAAAGAAGCAAAGGTGAGAGCTTGCCTGTTGCCTGCCATTGCAGAATCATGA